Proteins encoded within one genomic window of Acyrthosiphon pisum isolate AL4f unplaced genomic scaffold, pea_aphid_22Mar2018_4r6ur Scaffold_3;HRSCAF=17, whole genome shotgun sequence:
- the LOC100162688 gene encoding UDP-glucuronosyltransferase 2B2: MTIKPNTLYIYLLSIFLVHTFTGSRIIPVDSAKILAVETIGAKSAWNYVSSVLRVLSNNGHHVTVFTPFPEGERDNYTEVDISKDHEILLDLNLINSVDSWGTPTAMIEFIRTKRIMMCDAVYKSVELNKIMEEKENSNFDVLIIETTGYDCELYLASKLNMPLIFLISSPMVTYEERIISGGIPNPATISHLYTDHAIPMTFIQRFSNTVLLAYSMVSLRVDKWIRKYTINRPYNWITNDVQPSLTFVNSHFISEASRPFSQNVIQIGGIHLKPPKSLPNDILQFIENSPHGVILFTLGSMVNMSTSPDYIINSLKEALAQVPQRILWKYEGEMVNKPNNVMIRKWLPQRDILLHPNVKLFISHGGISGVYETVDAVVPVLGLPLFYNQQRNIANLVNAGMAISMDIFSVTKDIFLKNVLELVTDEKYMRSAKIVSEIFKNRPMSPEQSVLYWTEYVIRHKGAPHLKPHSMNLTWYQYLLLDVIAVMIVFICISLFITYVLIKMFHKHILKNFLNFKAKSE, from the exons ATGACGATAAAACCaaatacgttatatatatatttactttcaATTTTCTTAGTTCATACTTTCACTGGCTCGAGGATAATACCAGTCGATTCTGCAAAAATATTGGCCGTAGAAACAATTGGTGCTAAAAGTGCTTGGAATTACGTTAGTTCTGTACTCCGGGTCTTGTCAAATAATGGACATCATGTTACAGTGTTTACACCATTTCCCGAAGGTGAACGAGATAATTATACAGAGGTGGATATATCAAAAgatcatgaaatattattagatttgaatttgaTCAATTCAGTGGATTCATGGGGAACTCCGACGGCAATGATAGAATTCATTAGAACTAAACGTATAATGATGTGTGACGCAGTGTATAAAAGCGttgagttaaataaaataatggaagaaaaagaaaattctaATTTCGACGTACTCATCATTGAAACCACGGGATATGATTGTGAATTGTATTTGGCCAGTAAATTAAACATGcctttgatttttttgatttcatcgCCAATGGTAACATATGAAGAACGCATCATTTCCGGTGGCATCCCAAATCCAGCGacaatttcacatttatatactGATCACGCCATTCCTATGACATTTATACAAAGATTTTCAAACACCGTATTATTGGCATACAGTATGGTGTCGTTAAGAGTTGACAAATGGATAAGAAAGTATACGATCAATAGACCGTATAATTGGATAACAAATGATGTTCAACCGTCACTGACATTTGTAAATAGTCATTTTATAAGCGAAGCTTCGAGACCGTTTTCCCAAAACGTCATACAAATCGgtggtatacatttaaaaccgCCAAAGAGTTTACCAAAT gatatattacaatttattgaaaattctcCACATGGTGTAATTTTGTTCACATTAGGTTCAATGGTTAATATGTCTACATCGcctgattatataataaattctctGAAGGAAGCATTGGCCCAAGTTCCTCAAAGAATATTATGGAAATACGAAGGTGAAATGGTGAATAAACCAAACAATGTTATGATAAGAAAATGGTTGCCTCAACGGGATATTCTAT tgcaccccaatgtaaaattattcatCAGTCACGGAGGTATATCAGGAGTATATGAAACAGTGGATGCTGTCGTACCAGTTCTCGGGCTCCCTTTATTTTACAACCAGCAAAGGAATATAGCTAACTTGGTTAATGCTGGAATGGCCATATCCATGGATATTTTTTCTGTAACAaaggatatatttttaaaaaatgtattagagcTAGTAACTGATGAAAA gtATATGCGAAGCGCTAAAATCGTTtccgaaatatttaaaaaccgaCCGATGTCTCCCGAACAGTCAGTACTTTACTGGACTGAATATGTGATTCGTCATAAAGGTGCCCCGCATTTGAAGCCTCACTCAATGAATCTAACTTGGTATCAATACCTGTTATTAGATGTTATCGCTGTGATGatagtatttatatgtattagtttatttataacatatgtattgataaaaatgtttcataaacatattttgaaaaattttctaAACTTTAAAGCAAAATCAGAATGA